One Fibrobacter sp. UWH4 DNA window includes the following coding sequences:
- the rseP gene encoding RIP metalloprotease RseP: MESILSNVLMFVLGLIGLSFLVTIHELGHFLVAKWNNVKVNTFSIGFGKKLIKFRHGETEYCISAIPFGGYVAMAGENPDTLKEGQVPDERDFVAKSVGARASIAFAGPFINIVFAFILLMILYMVGVEEPATNDLIVGFVAKDSPAVTAGIQPGDTITEINGKPTQGWDDFREQIGVSLGASVPLTVHRGGEPLTITVVPEELVIPAQDSASSEIAMGIGDIGIYPRNRVIVRLPPVAGSAAEKAGLAVGDTIFEINGEHISRYEEVVRIIDGSKGEPVNITVIRNGDTLTNSLTPVYNEEYKRYMVGIQMGYVLFRETKIVRRGPVEAFTKTCATSWKMTTSIFRYFKRMFQGQVKVDAFSGPVSIVAVMGNVWMSGFQDFLMLLALISINLGVMNLLPLAITDGGLLMFLGIEKLRGKPLSTKTQTVIQNVAAAFFISFFVFITILDFGKLSLFLK, translated from the coding sequence ATGGAATCGATTCTCAGTAATGTATTGATGTTTGTGCTCGGCCTGATTGGCCTGAGTTTCCTGGTGACTATTCACGAACTGGGCCATTTTTTGGTGGCAAAGTGGAATAATGTCAAGGTGAATACTTTCAGCATCGGTTTCGGAAAGAAACTTATCAAGTTCCGTCACGGCGAAACGGAATACTGTATTTCGGCGATTCCGTTTGGTGGCTATGTGGCCATGGCGGGTGAAAATCCCGATACGCTCAAGGAAGGCCAGGTCCCGGACGAACGTGATTTTGTGGCGAAATCGGTGGGCGCTCGCGCGTCGATTGCATTTGCGGGCCCGTTCATCAACATTGTATTTGCCTTTATCTTGTTGATGATTCTTTACATGGTCGGTGTCGAAGAACCGGCAACGAACGATTTGATCGTGGGCTTTGTCGCAAAAGATTCTCCGGCCGTAACCGCTGGCATTCAGCCGGGCGACACCATCACTGAAATCAACGGCAAGCCCACTCAGGGCTGGGATGATTTCCGCGAACAGATTGGCGTAAGCCTCGGCGCAAGCGTCCCGCTTACCGTGCACCGTGGCGGCGAACCGTTGACCATTACGGTTGTCCCCGAAGAACTTGTGATTCCGGCGCAAGATTCTGCCAGCTCCGAAATTGCGATGGGAATTGGCGACATTGGCATTTACCCGCGTAACCGCGTGATTGTACGCTTGCCTCCTGTAGCGGGCTCTGCAGCTGAAAAGGCGGGCCTTGCCGTGGGCGATACCATCTTTGAAATTAACGGCGAACATATTTCCCGCTACGAAGAAGTCGTGCGCATTATCGACGGTAGCAAGGGCGAACCCGTAAACATTACCGTTATCCGTAACGGCGATACGCTTACCAATTCGCTCACGCCTGTTTACAACGAAGAATATAAACGCTATATGGTCGGCATCCAGATGGGCTACGTGCTCTTCCGCGAAACGAAAATTGTGCGCCGCGGCCCTGTAGAAGCTTTCACGAAAACTTGCGCCACCAGCTGGAAAATGACCACGAGCATCTTCCGCTATTTCAAGCGCATGTTCCAGGGACAAGTCAAGGTCGATGCCTTCTCCGGTCCGGTCTCGATTGTTGCCGTCATGGGTAACGTGTGGATGAGCGGCTTCCAGGATTTCTTGATGCTCCTTGCGCTCATCAGCATTAACTTGGGCGTCATGAACCTGCTTCCGCTCGCGATTACCGACGGTGGCCTCCTCATGTTCCTCGGTATCGAAAAACTGCGCGGTAAGCCGCTTTCCACCAAGACGCAGACGGTCATTCAGAATGTGGCTGCCGCGTTCTTCATCAGCTTCTTCGTGTTTATCACGATTCTAGACTTCGGCAAACTCTCGCTGTTCTTGAAGTGA